One Candidatus Paceibacterota bacterium genomic region harbors:
- the clpP gene encoding ATP-dependent Clp endopeptidase proteolytic subunit ClpP, with translation MNLIPTVIEKTQYGERAYDIYSRLLKDRIIFLVGPVTDHLANSTIAQMLFLASKDPEKDIKLYINTPGGSVTAGMAVYDTMQYVKPDISTVCIGLAASMGATLLAAGEKGKRFALPNSQVLLHQVAGGVSGGAVEIEITAKQIIKIKEKLNNILAKHTGQPLGKIEKDTDRDFYLSAEEAKEYGLIDKVIKPKN, from the coding sequence ATGAATTTAATACCAACAGTAATAGAAAAAACCCAATACGGGGAAAGGGCTTACGACATATATTCCAGGCTTTTAAAAGACAGAATCATATTTTTGGTAGGCCCTGTTACCGACCATCTGGCCAATTCAACTATTGCCCAGATGCTTTTTTTGGCTTCAAAAGACCCTGAAAAAGACATTAAGCTTTACATTAATACGCCGGGGGGATCGGTAACTGCTGGCATGGCTGTTTACGATACCATGCAATACGTAAAACCTGATATTTCTACGGTTTGCATTGGTTTGGCTGCTTCCATGGGAGCAACCTTGTTGGCAGCTGGAGAAAAGGGCAAGCGCTTTGCCCTTCCTAATTCCCAGGTTTTGCTGCATCAGGTAGCAGGCGGCGTAAGCGGCGGAGCAGTGGAAATAGAAATTACTGCCAAGCAAATTATTAAGATTAAAGAGAAACTAAACAATATTCTGGCTAAGCATACGGGCCAGCCTTTAGGGAAGATTGAAAAAGACACTGACAGAGATTTTTATTTATCAGCCGAAGAGGCAAAAGAATACGGCTTGATTGACAAAGTTATCAAGCCTAAAAATTAA
- the rny gene encoding ribonuclease Y has translation MNQFTLLLVGIFVLTLGSVLGYYARQSIAKKQAGTLEAKLQKKVLKAKQESETVLAETEEKAKQLLESAKKETDDRRYEVLKTERLLLKRENILDQKISILERDKKEFQEKVEKLRTIKESLEKLRQEAIENLERISKVSMEEAKKELLQNLEKEYQQEALEKIRKLEKEGWEKYEEKAKEFLTIAIQKCALSQAQEITTTSISLPSEEIKGRIIGKEGRNIRTLEKLTGVEIIVDEAPESVVISGFDPVRRQIAKIALERLIKDGRIQPAKIEEQVQSAEADIGKQIKEAGETAIYDTGVIGLDQKIVQLLGRLKFRTSFGQNALLHSIEVSHLAGTLASEIGADSRVCKKAGLLHDIGKAVDHQIEGSHVDIGIKILEKFGVEKEVVSAMKSHHEDYPYETLESIIVQTADQISGARPGARKDTLENYLKRLGELEKIALNFQGVEKAWALQAGREIRVFVKPEEVDDLKAKTLAKDIAQQIQEELRYPGEIKVTVIRETRVVEHAK, from the coding sequence ATGAATCAATTTACCCTACTTTTAGTGGGCATATTTGTTTTGACCCTGGGATCGGTTTTGGGTTACTATGCCCGCCAATCAATCGCCAAGAAACAAGCAGGCACTTTAGAAGCGAAACTTCAAAAGAAAGTTCTCAAAGCCAAGCAAGAAAGCGAAACAGTTCTTGCTGAAACGGAAGAGAAAGCAAAACAACTTTTAGAATCTGCCAAAAAAGAAACAGATGATAGGCGCTACGAGGTTTTAAAAACCGAGCGTCTTTTATTAAAGAGGGAGAATATTTTAGACCAGAAGATCTCCATCCTTGAAAGGGACAAAAAAGAATTCCAAGAAAAAGTTGAGAAATTAAGAACTATTAAGGAAAGTTTGGAAAAACTTAGGCAGGAAGCTATAGAAAATTTAGAAAGAATTTCCAAAGTTTCCATGGAAGAAGCGAAAAAAGAATTGCTCCAGAACCTGGAAAAAGAATACCAACAGGAAGCTTTGGAAAAGATAAGAAAACTGGAAAAAGAAGGATGGGAAAAGTACGAAGAAAAAGCAAAAGAATTTTTGACCATCGCCATTCAAAAGTGCGCCCTAAGCCAGGCGCAGGAAATTACCACCACTTCCATAAGCTTGCCTTCAGAAGAAATCAAAGGAAGGATTATCGGTAAAGAAGGCAGGAATATTAGAACTTTAGAAAAGCTGACAGGGGTTGAGATTATTGTTGACGAAGCGCCAGAATCAGTGGTTATTTCCGGGTTTGATCCTGTACGCAGGCAGATTGCCAAAATTGCCTTAGAAAGACTGATCAAAGACGGCAGGATACAGCCAGCCAAAATTGAAGAGCAGGTTCAGTCTGCCGAAGCAGATATTGGCAAACAGATTAAAGAAGCTGGAGAAACAGCGATTTACGACACGGGAGTGATCGGACTTGACCAGAAAATAGTTCAATTGCTGGGAAGATTGAAATTCAGAACAAGTTTCGGCCAGAATGCCCTTTTACACTCTATTGAGGTCAGTCATTTGGCTGGCACTTTAGCTTCTGAAATCGGCGCTGATTCTCGAGTCTGCAAGAAAGCAGGGCTTTTACATGACATTGGTAAGGCAGTTGACCACCAAATTGAAGGCTCTCACGTTGATATCGGCATTAAGATTTTGGAGAAATTCGGAGTTGAAAAAGAAGTGGTTTCAGCTATGAAATCCCATCACGAAGATTATCCTTACGAAACTCTTGAATCAATAATAGTCCAGACAGCTGACCAGATATCAGGCGCCAGGCCAGGAGCCAGAAAAGACACTTTGGAGAATTATTTGAAAAGACTGGGAGAATTGGAAAAAATCGCTTTGAATTTTCAGGGAGTGGAAAAGGCCTGGGCTTTGCAGGCTGGCCGGGAAATCAGAGTGTTCGTCAAGCCGGAAGAGGTGGATGATTTGAAAGCAAAAACCTTAGCCAAAGACATTGCCCAGCAGATACAGGAAGAATTGAGGTATCCTGGCGAAATCAAAGTGACCGTTATCAGGGAAACCAGAGTGGTAGAACACGCAAAATAG
- the nusA gene encoding transcription termination/antitermination protein NusA, with protein MFDIKNFMSAIAQIAEEKSISPEKVLETIEVAIAAAYKKDYGKKGQIIKAKLDPESGDVQFKQVKIVVDKKMIYSEEELEKMSASSADAPTRRKEEGLISEAEDKKIRFNLEKHIMFEEAKKINSKIKVGEELETDLEEKKDYGRIAAQTAKQVILQKIREAEKESIFTEYKSKEGEIVSGIVQRIEGRNVFMDIGKTLGILPREEQVPGEFYRPGQRLKVFLLKVEETPRGPVILLSRAYPKLISKLFELEAPEVSSGQVQIKSIAREAGFRSKIAVSSETEGIDPIGSMVGQKGTRVMAVINELGGEKIDIIEYSPDSEKYIANSLSPAKVLEVKIMPKSKAIVIVPEDQLSLAIGKDGQNVRLAAKLTGWKIDVKAEGYAGEEKKEEKKEEEPKEKKETKKPKKKETKKVKK; from the coding sequence ATGTTTGACATTAAAAATTTCATGTCGGCCATCGCCCAGATCGCCGAAGAAAAAAGCATCTCGCCTGAAAAGGTTTTGGAAACCATTGAGGTAGCCATTGCCGCAGCCTATAAAAAAGACTACGGGAAAAAGGGCCAGATAATCAAAGCCAAACTTGATCCGGAATCAGGCGACGTTCAGTTTAAACAAGTAAAGATAGTCGTAGACAAGAAAATGATTTATTCGGAAGAAGAATTGGAGAAAATGTCCGCCTCTTCAGCGGATGCGCCGACGAGGCGCAAAGAAGAAGGATTAATATCCGAAGCAGAAGATAAAAAGATCCGCTTTAATTTGGAAAAGCACATTATGTTCGAAGAAGCCAAAAAGATAAATTCTAAAATAAAAGTTGGCGAAGAGCTGGAAACTGATTTGGAAGAAAAAAAGGATTACGGCAGGATCGCCGCCCAAACCGCAAAACAGGTTATCTTGCAAAAGATAAGGGAAGCTGAAAAAGAAAGCATTTTTACGGAATACAAATCAAAAGAAGGAGAAATAGTTTCAGGCATTGTCCAGAGAATCGAAGGAAGGAATGTTTTTATGGATATCGGCAAAACCTTGGGAATCTTGCCCAGGGAAGAGCAGGTGCCAGGGGAATTCTACAGGCCCGGACAGCGCCTTAAAGTTTTTCTTTTAAAAGTTGAAGAAACGCCCAGGGGTCCTGTCATACTTTTATCAAGAGCTTATCCTAAATTAATTTCAAAGCTTTTTGAACTTGAAGCTCCGGAAGTTTCTTCAGGCCAGGTCCAGATAAAGTCAATTGCCAGAGAAGCGGGTTTTCGTTCAAAGATAGCTGTCAGTTCCGAAACCGAAGGAATAGACCCGATAGGTTCCATGGTTGGTCAGAAAGGAACAAGGGTTATGGCGGTAATTAATGAATTGGGAGGAGAAAAGATCGATATTATCGAGTACTCGCCAGACTCGGAAAAATACATTGCCAATTCCCTTTCTCCGGCCAAAGTCCTGGAAGTGAAGATAATGCCGAAAAGCAAAGCCATAGTTATTGTTCCTGAAGACCAGTTGTCCTTGGCTATCGGCAAAGACGGACAAAACGTAAGATTAGCAGCTAAGCTAACTGGTTGGAAAATAGACGTTAAAGCAGAGGGCTATGCCGGAGAAGAAAAAAAAGAAGAAAAGAAAGAAGAGGAACCAAAAGAGAAAAAAGAAACAAAGAAACCAAAAAAGAAAGAGACCAAAAAGGTTAAAAAATAA
- a CDS encoding sodium-translocating pyrophosphatase — protein sequence MIFIPIIVSVFSLVFAYFLIKEINKASSGSGKMIEISQAIKEGAMAFLKRQHKTCAVVAVIIFFILLIALGFKIAIGFLIGALASGLAGYLGMVVSTKANVKVAEAAKGGLKSALSLAFKGGSVTGFLVAGLGLLSVSGFYLLTQDLKSLIALGFGASLISVFARLGGGIYTKAADVGADLVGKVEKGIPEDDPRNPAVIADLVGDNVGDCAGMAADLFETYVITIVAAMVLGGLFFPSLPEAIILPLLLGSIATLASIIATFFVRLGKDQSIMPAFYKGLMAAGFLSAIGFLPAIFQFSKSLKIPVANLYLPALIGLLIAAFMFVITEFFTSKKYSPVKSIASASQSGHGPNIIIGLAIGMKSTVLPVIIIAAGILISFALGGTYGLAIAAVAMLSLTGLIIALDAYGPITDNAAGISEMADLPEKNRKTTDALDAVGNTTKAVTKAYAIASAGLAALVLFSVYTQELLDMGRKVQFLLDDPKVLAGLFLGGVVAYYFASLSMTAVGRAAGKVVEEVRRQFKEIKGLMEGKARPDYSRCVDIVTKAALKEMIVPALLPVVFPILVGFILGPEALGGLLIGSIIVGIFLAISMTSGGAAWDNAKKYIEEGNFGGKGSFAHQSAVTGDTVGDPYKDTAGPAINPMIKVLNIVALLIVVFLV from the coding sequence ATGATATTCATTCCAATAATCGTTTCCGTTTTCTCTTTAGTTTTCGCTTACTTTCTGATTAAAGAAATAAATAAGGCTTCTTCTGGCTCTGGCAAGATGATTGAAATTTCCCAGGCGATCAAAGAGGGAGCCATGGCTTTTTTAAAAAGGCAGCACAAGACCTGCGCGGTTGTGGCTGTTATTATATTTTTCATTCTTTTGATAGCTTTAGGTTTTAAAATAGCAATCGGCTTTTTGATCGGCGCCTTAGCTTCTGGTCTAGCGGGATATCTCGGTATGGTTGTTTCGACCAAAGCCAACGTTAAAGTGGCTGAAGCAGCCAAAGGCGGATTAAAATCAGCTTTAAGTTTAGCTTTCAAAGGAGGTTCAGTAACAGGATTCTTGGTTGCTGGCTTGGGTTTGCTTTCTGTTTCCGGTTTTTATCTTTTGACCCAGGATTTGAAATCTTTAATCGCTTTAGGATTTGGCGCAAGCTTGATTTCCGTTTTTGCCAGGCTGGGGGGTGGAATTTACACAAAAGCAGCGGATGTGGGCGCTGATCTGGTTGGCAAGGTGGAAAAAGGAATTCCAGAAGACGATCCGAGGAATCCGGCAGTTATCGCTGATCTGGTTGGCGACAATGTTGGAGACTGTGCAGGAATGGCAGCTGACCTTTTTGAAACGTATGTAATAACAATTGTGGCAGCCATGGTTTTGGGAGGATTGTTTTTCCCGAGTTTGCCAGAAGCGATCATACTTCCTTTGCTTTTGGGGTCAATCGCAACTCTAGCTTCTATTATTGCAACTTTTTTTGTCAGGTTGGGCAAAGACCAGAGCATTATGCCAGCTTTTTACAAAGGATTGATGGCGGCAGGCTTTTTATCAGCCATTGGTTTTTTGCCAGCCATTTTCCAGTTCAGCAAAAGTTTGAAAATACCGGTAGCTAATCTTTACTTGCCAGCTTTAATTGGTCTTTTGATTGCTGCTTTCATGTTCGTAATCACTGAATTTTTCACTTCAAAAAAATATTCTCCCGTTAAATCAATAGCTTCAGCTTCCCAATCAGGCCATGGCCCTAATATTATCATTGGTTTGGCAATAGGAATGAAATCAACCGTTCTGCCAGTTATTATTATTGCTGCGGGCATTCTTATCAGCTTTGCTCTCGGCGGAACGTACGGTTTGGCTATTGCTGCTGTGGCCATGCTTTCTTTGACAGGATTGATTATTGCTCTGGACGCTTACGGTCCGATAACTGACAATGCAGCAGGCATTTCAGAAATGGCAGATCTCCCTGAAAAAAACAGAAAAACTACCGATGCTTTGGATGCTGTCGGCAACACGACAAAAGCAGTAACCAAAGCCTATGCCATTGCTTCTGCCGGCTTAGCTGCTTTGGTACTTTTTTCGGTTTATACTCAGGAATTATTGGATATGGGAAGAAAGGTCCAGTTTTTATTGGATGACCCAAAAGTTTTAGCCGGTCTTTTTCTCGGCGGAGTGGTCGCCTATTATTTTGCTTCTTTATCGATGACAGCTGTCGGCAGGGCAGCTGGCAAAGTGGTTGAAGAAGTAAGAAGGCAATTCAAAGAGATAAAAGGATTGATGGAAGGGAAAGCCAGACCTGATTACTCAAGATGCGTTGATATCGTAACCAAAGCTGCTTTGAAAGAAATGATAGTGCCTGCTCTTTTGCCCGTTGTTTTTCCGATTCTAGTTGGTTTCATTTTGGGGCCTGAAGCTTTAGGCGGATTATTGATTGGTTCAATTATTGTCGGAATATTTTTAGCCATTTCAATGACTTCGGGAGGAGCTGCCTGGGATAATGCAAAAAAGTATATTGAAGAAGGAAACTTCGGAGGAAAAGGAAGCTTTGCCCACCAGTCAGCGGTAACCGGAGATACGGTTGGCGACCCTTACAAGGATACTGCTGGTCCGGCCATAAACCCGATGATTAAAGTTCTCAACATCGTTGCTCTATTAATTGTTGTTTTCCTAGTATAA